tgtttctatgtcatttcaatgaaatgacattAAACCAACATGGAAAATACGTTGAATTGACATATGTGCCCAGTGGGACatttcctaggtggcaaaggtccgTATGGATAATGTCACTTATCGACGTTGTTATTAACCCTCACCTCACGACCCATGCAaccccaaactgttcacacccctttTGTTGGCGGAATCAACATTTTGCCATTTATAAGctcattttctgcaattctatacattttcccATGGGGGGGAATTTTGCTATGTCTTATGTGTGTTCATATGATTCCTAAGGCTCCCATTGGCACATAATCTGGCAATGGTAACTACAAGATTTAGATAGCTGGTTAAACTAATTTACCTACCTAGCaaacatgggctagttgatcaaCTGGAATTTTCTGACAGGTTATAAACAGCTCTCTGGTCTGTCAGTGAATTACATACAGGAACAAAGGAAAAGTGCCTATGCACTGCCCATGCACTGCCCATGCACTGCCCATACACTGCCAATTCTACTGTTATTCTACTAGCCGCCGGTTGAATATGGCTGCCATTTACTACTGTAATGTGCATCCACAACTACAACATATTATATGATGCAATTGGAAGCCATGAGATTTTTTGATTTTTAGTGCTGATTAGGGTGTCATGCCAAAATGCACTTTTGCTCTGAAGGCTTGTGCATTCCAGACAATGCTAGACAATGCTAATGGCACCACACACCAGGCCCGGCCAACGATAAAGTGACTAACGGGGAAGTTGAAATCGGCGAGGGAGCAACATTTTGTTGGGGTTCTTGCAATGGAATTAGagatcgaccgattatgattttcaaCGACGATATCGATACCGatgattggaggaccaaaaaaggccgataccgattaatcagacgatttttatatatatatttgtaataaatgacatttacaacaatactgaatgaacaatgaacacttttatttgaacttaatataatacatgaataaaaatctatttagtctcaaataaatcatgaaacatgttcaatttggtttatataatgcaaaaacaaagtgttggagaagaaagcaaAAGTGCAATATCTGCCGTGTAAAAAAGcgaacgtttaagttccttgctcagaacctGAGAAAATATGAAagtatgaaagctggtggttccttttaacatgagtcttcaatattcccaggtaagaagttttaggttgtagttattataggaattataggaccatttctctctataccatttgtatttcatatacctttaactattggatgttcttataggcactttagtattgccagcttaatcttgggagttgattggcttgaagtcataaacagcgctgtgcatcCAAGCATTGTTAAGagctgctgtttgaatgaatgcttacgagcctgctgctgcctaccactgctaagtcagactgctctatcaaatatcaaatcatagacttaattataatataataaacacacatggtcattaatatggtcaaatccggaaactatcatttcgaaaacaaaacgtttattctttcagtgaaatacggaaccgttccgtattttatcttatgtgtggcaaccctaagtctaaatattgctgttacattgcacaaccttcaatgttatgtcataattatgtaaaattctggcaaattaattacggtctttgttaggaataaatggcctTCGCAACGagtcaggcggcccaaactgctgcatatactcCGACTCTGCTTGCActaaacgcaagagaagtgacacaatttccctagttaatattgcctgctaacattaatttattttaactacatatgtagattttttaaaatatacttgtgtattgattctaagaaaggcattgatgtttatggtacattattgcaacgattgtgcttttttcacgaatgcacttgttaaatcatcaagttgaagtaggctgtgattcgatgataaattaacaggcaccgcattgactatatgcaacgcagaacaagctagttaacttagtaatatcatcaaccatgtgtaagtTAACTAATGATTATGTttagattgattgtttttttataggataagtttaatgctagctagtaacttaccttggctccttgcagccacaaggtcatTTTAATGCTGCACtcgtgtaacaggtggtcagcctgccacgcaggcaatgtaatcggcgtccaaaaaggctgattaccgattgttatgaaaacttgaaatcggccctaattaatcggtcgacctctaattggaattatattgaattctgcttatatcacgctacaacacaataaacacagtTCAAATTTCGAGACTTCGAGATCATTGACTGCTTTTGAAATCTGTACCCGGAGCTACGGGAAATAGGGGTACTGAGGGCATTGCAGCACCCTCTGAAAAATCGTAATAAAATCAAATCTCTATATTGTTAAATAATAATCATTTTAAGATTTTTTTCTTcactaaagtagtgtactgggtACTTACTAGTCAGGTATTAGCCAACCTATATAGCCGTCTGTAGTGTAGCCCCAAAATTTGTTCTTCTAAGTCAACCAATGGAGgcgatgacgtggatgtcgattaaggcatgtcgattaaatgcagaagacacatttcagttgaatgcattcagttctgAAACTGACTACGTACCCCCTTTTCCAATCATTCCCAGTCAATGGTATGGTACGTTATCATAGCTACCCCATATAAGAATACCATCTCTTTTacataacaacatactgtatgtaaataacaaTAATTCTTGCCCACTCTAAAATATACATCTGTCTATTACCTCTATTACACTAACACAACCAACCTTATATAATACTACCCATAGACATACAAACCTGAAGCATGTTCATGCTACACTAACCTACCCCAACAATAGAGAGCTGCCGCCATCTTGAGCAACTCAACCCATTTAAGCTAACCCATTCATGTGCTAATCCACTTGATAAGCTGCTTACCGGTACACACACAAACTAATGCTAACTCAAAATGGAGCTGTACCCTAAAAAAAGCATTTGAGGGCTCTTGTGTGTGCTACACTATACTACAGTACATTTCATACAGTGATAATAAAATATGTTAGTCCTATTCCAGTCCCTTAATGAAACAATGTACCTGATGGAATCTTTCTGGGACGACCTCTCTTCTTCATGCCAGACTCGTAGATACTGTTGTTGTCTGATAGAGCGCTGTCATTTGTCAGGTCTACTTCCCGAACAGAGTCCAGCTCACTTTCTGTCACACTGTCAGTGAACTGGGCAGCGTCCCCATTCTCCACAATctaagaacacagacagacacaaataaTATAGATGCAGATACAGACGCAAGCACACGCAGATAAGAACATAAATGGGACAATACCAACACAATAACTTCCATGCAGGAGTGCAGTGACATACAGTTGTGTGATGCTTTTTGTCTTTCCCCTACCTGTGTGAAGACCTTCTGAGCTTCAAGTGGGGGGCAAGGCATGGCTAAGAGGGTCAAAACAAGTTTCCTGAAGATGCTGGTTGATCCAGAAGCCTTCAACACAGTGCACCAATGTTGCTCCAGCGAGGTGGCTGCAGAGCCATTTTGGATGCCCCCATCAGATCCATTTTCTCCctcttcccactctccctcctctgccaGCTGGTACTCCAGGAACTCCTTGTTCAGCTGGCTGATCTCCTCAGGTGAGCTGCAGAACCCAAGTTTAGCCCCCAGCTCTCCCACCACCTTCCCCGTGACCGTCAACCTACCCTGGGGGCTCAGTAACTGGGCCATGCTCCTCAACACGCCGTCACTCAGAGGCAGCCCTTCCGCCACGCTGGCTGTAAGTGCTGTGTAGAAAGCCAGAGCCTGCTTCTGTAAAAACTGCAGTGCTTCACCTCCTGACTCTGATGACTCACACAGGAAGTCCTCCACTGCAGCCCCACCTACGTTCAGCTCAGGCCCTGGCAGGTGGAACTTTGTGGTTTTGAGGAGAGAAACGTCACGTTCCTTGAGGAAACGCACAACGGCTTGAGGACGGAGGAAACTGGAGGCATAGGAGCGCAGGAGGTTGCTGGCTTCCTGTAGGATCTGTACCAGGTCGGCCCGGGCCGAGCCCTCATGGTGGTGCAGTCGCTCTTGAAAGGCACGGAGAGGCTCCAGGGCCTGGTTTAGGAACATAAAGGTAGCCTTGATTTGGGGATCCTGCAGTTGTGTGCAGATCAGTTTGGCCTTCTCATCTACGTCATCCTCTTTGTTACAGGAGCTGAAGTAGGAGATTAGATCTGTCCACATTTCCAACACTTTCCTGGCTAACATGCAGAAGTTAAGGCAGCAGGTGGTGAGGGGAAGGGTAAGGCCATTGATACTGGTTATGCTAGAAAACAGTTCCTTCAGGTTGTCATTCTTGGTGGAGCAGAAGGAGTAGTGGGAGTAGATATCTACAATTAGCTCCTGGGCCTGAGTGGAGAGCTCTACCATCCCAGCATGGCAGGATGCATCAGCCACTCCATACAGCCTACCTAGCACCACCACGTTGGGGTTGAGCTCCCTAAGCTGTGAGCAAATCTGCTCAGAGGCAGCACCGTTACCATCTGTGTAGAGAGCCGCGAGGTTAGCTGCAGGAAGCCCAAACCTCTTCAAGGTCTCCACCAAAGCCGCAGCAGTTTCCTCTCCAGTATTGTCTTCGGCTGGAGACTGCAGGACATCCAACAGCCTGATGCAGTGTCTGGCTGCCTTCACATCAAAATAGCCTACTAGAACTACAGAAGCTATGCCAGCCTCCCCTAGCACCACTCCTCCGTACAAGTATATGCAGTAAGGAGTCTTTTGGCAAGCGGACACTATGTCTTCTGGGTACTGTAGTCCCAGGACATACTGACCGTATCTGTTAGACACCTGGTCCCCAGCCGCGGACGGACCAGAGACGCAGTTAATGAAGCACAGGACCAACTCACTACAAGGTGGACAGCTGCTGATGCTGCCCTGCCTGCTCTTTCTCGCCTTGGTTCTTAAATTGCATCCATTGGCAGCCAGGGTAAGCTTCTGGTGCCTCTTGCACTGTGAGTGACGCTTGAGGTCAACAAGGCCCGAGTGACAGATGTTGAAATTCATGTCACACAGACTGCAGTAGGCATGGACCTCTCCCAGAGTGCTGGGCCCTACCCAGGAGTACGTCTCCCTCCATATATCTTCATAAACTATACGTTTCCTTTGATACTTCCCTAAAGCTTCTTCATCCGTGTTGGTTTCCAACCCCCCTGTCGGAAAAAAGGAAAACACAAACTGATTAACAGAAAAATACCAACAATATTCCATCCTGAATATAAGGTCACAAACAGCACAAAGAACATTTCAACTCAGGATTAGAGCCCTGCACGGGCATGGATTTGAAGCCCGAGCCATACCCGCGACTTTCAGGCCTTGCCTTACCCAGGCTTGAGTGCTTCTGCCAAATTTAAGGTGCATGTGTCCCTGCCTCAAATTAGAGATAACTTCCTCCCTGAGCTGCAAGCGGTCTGCTGctagtctgcgtgtgtgtgtatccatgacAAGACTTTTAgatattagctagctacatttctaCTCACTACTCAGGATAAGTAAGAGAATGGATACCTGATTGACTGGGGTTGCGGCTGGCAGACTTGCGGCCTAGTCCCTGGGGGGAGCGGAGGGGGGGTCTGGCAGGCTGGATCTCCTGGCCCTGGCGAGCCTCCACAGGGTTATACACCTGCCCCACCAGGTTAGCCTGGAAAAACCTCTTGAACCACTTCAGGAATACGAAGTTGGGCTGGAACCTTCCATTCATCAGCTCCTCCACTGGAACAAACTAAAGAGGAGGGATTTAGAACAATAAGCAAATACCACATGGAAGCAAAGGGCAAATCCCTATCAACCCTCTGCCCAGCGATAAAATATTAACGTACAATCAAAATAATATCCTTGATTTACAGTTAATGTGATGGATAAGAAAGTATGGGTGTAGTCTAACCTTGGTGACACCAGTCTTTCGGAAGCCAGCTTGAAGCAGACTGTAGTTGTGGATGAAGTCTGGTGTGTCCTGGGCCTGGAACTTCACTGTGCTCATGTCAATGCACCCAGGGAAGAGCCAGTCCATCAGCTGGCAGTAGCAGGAACCTGCACACCACACAGACAATATAAGTTGAAGACTATCTAGTAACAAGGGAGAGCAGGACAGAATAGCCAATAGTGAAACATGcgttcaaatgttattggtcacatgcacatgtttagcagatgttattgcaggtgtaacGAAACGCTTGCGTTTCATCAGTCAATAGAGAGAAAAATACTTGCCCACTAAGTGTCAGGAGTCTACATTTCAcaattatacagtaccagtcaaaagtttggacacaactactcattcaagggtttttctttatcattactaatttctacattgtagaataatagtgaagacatcaaaaccatgcactaacacatggaatcatgtagtaaccaaaaaagtgttgattaaatcaaaacatattttatatttcagattcttcaaagtagccaccctttgccttgatgacagctttgcatactcttggctttctgtcaaccagcttcatgaggaatgctttgaaggagttcccatatatgctgagcgcttgttggctgttttttcttcactctgcgggtcaactcatcccaaaccatttcaattggtttaaggtcgggtgattgtggaggccaggtcatctgatgcagcactccatcactctccttcttggtaaaatagccttgCACAGCGTGGAGGTGTGTTTTTGGTCATGGGATGGagtatcactgcagaatactgtggtagacatgctggttaagtgtgccttgaattctaaataaatcactgacgtgtcaccagcaaagcacccccacaccatcacacctcctcctccatgcttcacggtgggaaccacacatgcggagatcatctgttcacctactctgcgtctcacaaagacacagcggttggaaccaaaaatctcacattgggactcattagaccaaagtacagattttcaccggtctaatgtccattgctcgtgtttcttggcccaagcaagtctcttcttcttattgatgtccttaagtagtggtttctttgcagcaatttgaccatgaaggcctgattcatgcggTCTCCtcggaacagttgatgttgagatgtggctgttacttgaactctgtgaagaatttatttaggctgcaatctgaggtgtagttaactctaatgaacttatcctctgcagcagaggtaactctgggtcatccTGTGgcagtcttcatgagagccagtttcatcatagcacttgaagttttttgcgactgcacttgaagaaactttccaaGTTCTTGACCATTTCCAGATTGACTAACATTCATgcattaaagtaatgatggtatGTTATATCTCTTATGGACTTACACATTCCTGCATCTGTCTCCCGTATCATTCATACCAACGTGACATGTGTTAAGTTTTCTGTGATGGTGAATAAAAAGTTGGCTACAGTTCAATACAAAATGTTGTcagatacatacagtatgttctgGTAATATCTGAgctggctagccagctagatagctaactagctaacaagctagcaaacTAACCAAAATATTTTCTAGAAAGTAGCTTTTAGCTGCCTGGCTTGTTAGTGACATATCCTAAACACATTtttaatcaaatgttttttttggcaTGTAACGTTGGTATTTGGACCCAGCTGCTGCGATGTCACGTGCCATTTATGTGTTTATACCTTTTCATAATGACAAGGACATGTTTGACGTCGGACAacaacaatagaatgttcatgatttaATGTGTGGCAAAGCATACACAAAAAACAAagacaaatacaatttattttCAAAATAATAGAATAGTATATTGTGAGTTTAATTATCTTACTGGTCTGTGCAGCATATAGGCTACATGGCCGTGCCatgcaaataaaatcaaatgttctTATTTTGTTCATTAAACAGACAAGACACACTTACATTCATTCCCCTGTTCTGATCACAGTCAACCCACATATATGTTATAGTAAGAATTAATATAATAGATTTTAACAGAATAAAATATCAATAATATCTTTCACACACAAATTGTTACAGAACGTGTGGAACCGCTGTCATATAACAAAAATGTGtatttcaaaacatttttttttgttgctgcagAACAATTAGAATCTTCTCTTCTGATCATGTAAAGAAACTGAAATTTCAGAAAGTAGCTTTTTTGATCCACGTTGGATGTGATCACACCATTGCGCAATTTCTCTCCATTCAAACTCCCCACCAGTTATTCTGTCTGAAGACAGATCGGTTTCTAACTTAAACTACAAATCGCTAGGAGCCTAGGGATATTAACCCATCATTTATTAGCTACATATAAGGGCCTTTAAATATTTACCTATCAAAGTCAAGAACAAATGTGTGAAATGACAGTATGCGTTCCACCAGGCTAAATGCCAAAGCATTTATGTGACAGTAGACAAGAACATCTCAAGGAAATAACTAGATACATTTAAATGGAGAGAATAAATGCATTAAAAGCATATCTGTGAAGCTTTGTGACTGACAAGGACAAGTTTGATGTCTGACAAAAACGACGAAAAGTGACATTTATACTGAGAAGTTAGCAGGACTTTTAAATACATTACCGCAATCATGACTAGGCCGGTTGGCGGAAATTAACATACAGGTTTTGTTGCTGGCAAAACCTTTCAGATATAATGGAAAGGTCGACAAAAAGTTGGCGGCAAAATGTCTTGTTTGGAAAAGCGGTACTAGTAAGACGGTACCTGAACATATCTGCTCTACCCTGGTGAATTTGATGTCCAGGATCTTATTGAGCCAGTCCAGCACCTCAAAACGGCTGCATTTTTCTGCAGTGGCATCTGGGGTCTGGTCCGGGTCCACATATGTCGCCATTTTTTTGTTACCTAGAAAATGACACAACACAGAGAAGTTTCACATGGACATTATAGCATTTCTTTTAAATCAAACATTTGCACCTGTGTGTGATCATTTAAATATAAGTGCTGGTAAAAGATATTATACACCAACAACTAAATAACAATCCTATATTTCCTTGTGTCAAATTTGTAATAACCAGTGTCACGTTTTTATTTATTGACAACAGTAAATCTGTAATCTGAAGCCTTAACAGCCCTCAATCGGGTCAAAAggtcaattatgttagcacagctgaaaactgttgtgctaattaaataagcaataaaaactggccttctttatactagttgagtttctggagaatcagcatttgttcgattacaggctcaaaatggccagaaacaaataactttcttctggaactcgtca
This window of the Oncorhynchus clarkii lewisi isolate Uvic-CL-2024 chromosome 16, UVic_Ocla_1.0, whole genome shotgun sequence genome carries:
- the LOC139368559 gene encoding DNA (cytosine-5)-methyltransferase 3A-like isoform X1, whose product is MATYVDPDQTPDATAEKCSRFEVLDWLNKILDIKFTRVEQICSGSCYCQLMDWLFPGCIDMSTVKFQAQDTPDFIHNYSLLQAGFRKTGVTKFVPVEELMNGRFQPNFVFLKWFKRFFQANLVGQVYNPVEARQGQEIQPARPPLRSPQGLGRKSASRNPSQSGGLETNTDEEALGKYQRKRIVYEDIWRETYSWVGPSTLGEVHAYCSLCDMNFNICHSGLVDLKRHSQCKRHQKLTLAANGCNLRTKARKSRQGSISSCPPCSELVLCFINCVSGPSAAGDQVSNRYGQYVLGLQYPEDIVSACQKTPYCIYLYGGVVLGEAGIASVVLVGYFDVKAARHCIRLLDVLQSPAEDNTGEETAAALVETLKRFGLPAANLAALYTDGNGAASEQICSQLRELNPNVVVLGRLYGVADASCHAGMVELSTQAQELIVDIYSHYSFCSTKNDNLKELFSSITSINGLTLPLTTCCLNFCMLARKVLEMWTDLISYFSSCNKEDDVDEKAKLICTQLQDPQIKATFMFLNQALEPLRAFQERLHHHEGSARADLVQILQEASNLLRSYASSFLRPQAVVRFLKERDVSLLKTTKFHLPGPELNVGGAAVEDFLCESSESGGEALQFLQKQALAFYTALTASVAEGLPLSDGVLRSMAQLLSPQGRLTVTGKVVGELGAKLGFCSSPEEISQLNKEFLEYQLAEEGEWEEGENGSDGGIQNGSAATSLEQHWCTVLKASGSTSIFRKLVLTLLAMPCPPLEAQKVFTQIVENGDAAQFTDSVTESELDSVREVDLTNDSALSDNNSIYESGMKKRGRPRKIPSEVNYLNGTVKPCTVRLQKIINGPKNEDDTVFVEDNVIWTNTMEGTIRGIYGWESSLRQKPQARTVFQAGAGTWVKPQALDNDSKKDQESEAASPPKKENHTSNVSTTSPRGAKKGIDYQDGKGFPTGELVWGKVKGFSWWPGLVVLWKSNKAPPVSKRRVEWFGDGMFSEIYTERLLPFAAFAKCFCKNSYASLPTYKDAIYQVLELAGERCEKSFLTAGNKQELLKLMLDWAHSGFLPTGPDGFNPPPPANAKYSKAESSDSSLADYQPPAKRKYVNKNRPSYGNQSYSREAMVREVRKGKHVKEFCLSCGTPHIHTFHPLFEGSLCLKCKENFIETLYRYDEDGYQSYCTVCCAGQEVILCGNASCCRCFCKDCLNILVGDGTFDKLKDVDPWSCFMCLPSQCNGSLKLRTDWSVRVQEFFVNNSALEFEPHRVYPSIPAHQRRPIRVLSLFDGIATGYLVLKDLGFIVERYIASEICGDSITVGMIKHEGKIEHINDVRTITRKHLAEWGPFDLLIGGSPCNDLACVNPARKGLFEGTGRLFFEYYRMLTMMRPRDDDNRPFFWLFENVVAMRGHDLADICRFLECNPILIDAVKVSPAHRARYFWGNLPGMNRPLATSLDDKVNLQDCLEPGRTAKYNKVRTITTKSNSIRQGKMGSLPVDFNGKEDYLWCTEMEKIFGFPKHYTDVNNMGRSQRQKVLGRSWSVPVIRHLFAPLKDYFACE
- the LOC139368559 gene encoding uncharacterized protein isoform X2, with the protein product MATYVDPDQTPDATAEKCSRFEVLDWLNKILDIKFTRVEQICSGSCYCQLMDWLFPGCIDMSTVKFQAQDTPDFIHNYSLLQAGFRKTGVTKFVPVEELMNGRFQPNFVFLKWFKRFFQANLVGQVYNPVEARQGQEIQPARPPLRSPQGLGRKSASRNPSQSGGLETNTDEEALGKYQRKRIVYEDIWRETYSWVGPSTLGEVHAYCSLCDMNFNICHSGLVDLKRHSQCKRHQKLTLAANGCNLRTKARKSRQGSISSCPPCSELVLCFINCVSGPSAAGDQVSNRYGQYVLGLQYPEDIVSACQKTPYCIYLYGGVVLGEAGIASVVLVGYFDVKAARHCIRLLDVLQSPAEDNTGEETAAALVETLKRFGLPAANLAALYTDGNGAASEQICSQLRELNPNVVVLGRLYGVADASCHAGMVELSTQAQELIVDIYSHYSFCSTKNDNLKELFSSITSINGLTLPLTTCCLNFCMLARKVLEMWTDLISYFSSCNKEDDVDEKAKLICTQLQDPQIKATFMFLNQALEPLRAFQERLHHHEGSARADLVQILQEASNLLRSYASSFLRPQAVVRFLKERDVSLLKTTKFHLPGPELNVGGAAVEDFLCESSESGGEALQFLQKQALAFYTALTASVAEGLPLSDGVLRSMAQLLSPQGRLTVTGKVVGELGAKLGFCSSPEEISQLNKEFLEYQLAEEGEWEEGENGSDGGIQNGSAATSLEQHWCTVLKASGSTSIFRKLVLTLLAMPCPPLEAQKVFTQIVENGDAAQFTDSVTESELDSVREVDLTNDSALSDNNSIYESGMKKRGRPRKIPSDGPKNEDDTVFVEDNVIWTNTMEGTIRGIYGWESSLRQKPQARTVFQAGAGTWVKPQALDNDSKKDQESEAASPPKKENHTSNVSTTSPRGAKKGIDYQDGKGFPTGELVWGKVKGFSWWPGLVVLWKSNKAPPVSKRRVEWFGDGMFSEIYTERLLPFAAFAKCFCKNSYASLPTYKDAIYQVLELAGERCEKSFLTAGNKQELLKLMLDWAHSGFLPTGPDGFNPPPPANAKYSKAESSDSSLADYQPPAKRKYVNKNRPSYGNQSYSREAMVREVRKGKHVKEFCLSCGTPHIHTFHPLFEGSLCLKCKENFIETLYRYDEDGYQSYCTVCCAGQEVILCGNASCCRCFCKDCLNILVGDGTFDKLKDVDPWSCFMCLPSQCNGSLKLRTDWSVRVQEFFVNNSALEFEPHRVYPSIPAHQRRPIRVLSLFDGIATGYLVLKDLGFIVERYIASEICGDSITVGMIKHEGKIEHINDVRTITRKHLAEWGPFDLLIGGSPCNDLACVNPARKGLFEGTGRLFFEYYRMLTMMRPRDDDNRPFFWLFENVVAMRGHDLADICRFLECNPILIDAVKVSPAHRARYFWGNLPGMNRPLATSLDDKVNLQDCLEPGRTAKYNKVRTITTKSNSIRQGKMGSLPVDFNGKEDYLWCTEMEKIFGFPKHYTDVNNMGRSQRQKVLGRSWSVPVIRHLFAPLKDYFACE